The Candidatus Deferrimicrobium sp. genome includes the window CGTGGGGCGACCAACACGATCCCGCTCCACGTGGAGATCCTCTACAACGAATACAACTTCGCCGCCGCCTTCGCGGTGGCGTCGCTGCTGGCCCTTCTGGCCCTGTTCACGTTGGCGGTCAAGAGCCTGGCGGAATGGAAATTCCGCGCCGAGCTCGCCGGAAGAAAGAGGGAGCAGGGGGGGAGATCATGAGCATCGAGATTCGCGGCGTCACCCGGAAGTTCGGTGATTTCGCGGCGTTGTCGAAGGTTAGTCTTACGGTTCCATCGGGGAAGCTCGTGGCGCTCCTCGGACCTTCCGGGTCGGGGAAGACGACCCTCCTTCGGATCATCGCCGGACTCGAAACGTGCGACACCGGTTCCGTGCTCTTCAACGGGGAGGAGGCGACGGACCGGGATGTGCGGGACCGGCGGGTCGGCTTCGTGTTCCAGCATTACGCCCTGTTCCGGCACATGACCGTGTTCGAAAACGTGGCCTTCGGGCTCACCGTCCGGCCCAGGAGCACCCGACCGGATAAGGCGGCGATCCGCGACCGGGTGCGGGAACTGCTCCGGTTGGTGCAATTGGAAAGCGTCGGGGGCCGGTACCCCGCCCAGCTCTCGGGTGGGCAACGACAGCGGATCGCCCTGGCC containing:
- a CDS encoding sulfate/molybdate ABC transporter ATP-binding protein, encoding MSIEIRGVTRKFGDFAALSKVSLTVPSGKLVALLGPSGSGKTTLLRIIAGLETCDTGSVLFNGEEATDRDVRDRRVGFVFQHYALFRHMTVFENVAFGLTVRPRSTRPDKAAIRDRVRELLRLVQLESVGGRYPAQLSGGQRQRIALA